The following are from one region of the Phormidium sp. PBR-2020 genome:
- a CDS encoding CHAT domain-containing protein, whose amino-acid sequence MNVAIFEVCRNPEIRKQTETLLLSQAFERLGIPCQVYSNDGIWQRRTFLNRSLLQKSLTEEAVDVVHLALHGDRDGLVLGWSNAEKIRDRRPQERLSPSDIESMTPWRGKLIISGAASVYPLADSFLTAGASGVIVPERSISYQNLVPFLEEFYGRIANRQAPQTALDSALRQFPDLQNFRFLSRRSPGSLT is encoded by the coding sequence ATGAATGTTGCCATCTTTGAAGTTTGTCGCAATCCTGAAATTCGTAAACAAACGGAAACCCTCTTGCTGTCCCAAGCCTTTGAACGCCTCGGCATTCCTTGTCAAGTCTATAGCAATGATGGAATTTGGCAGCGGCGAACCTTTCTCAATCGTAGCTTACTGCAGAAATCTCTCACAGAGGAAGCTGTGGATGTCGTTCACCTAGCCCTCCATGGCGATCGCGATGGCCTCGTCCTCGGATGGTCCAACGCCGAGAAAATCCGCGATCGCCGTCCCCAAGAGCGCCTCTCCCCCAGCGACATCGAGAGCATGACCCCATGGCGAGGCAAACTCATCATCAGTGGCGCCGCCAGCGTCTATCCCCTGGCTGACTCATTCCTGACCGCTGGTGCTTCTGGAGTCATCGTTCCTGAACGCTCCATCTCCTATCAGAACCTCGTTCCCTTCCTCGAAGAGTTTTATGGTAGAATCGCCAATCGCCAAGCCCCCCAAACAGCACTCGACAGCGCCCTTCGTCAATTCCCCGACCTCCAAAACTTCCGTTTCCTCTCTCGTCGCAGTCCAGGGAGCCTAACCTAA
- the urtB gene encoding urea ABC transporter permease subunit UrtB, whose amino-acid sequence MIELAVGIFNGIGIGSVLLIAALGLAIVFGLMGVINLAHGELMMLGAYATFVVQNFFRDLDAGDGVFGLYIIVALPVAFLVSAVAGLILERGVIRFLYGRPLETLLATWGVSLILRQLVRSVNWLLTIAILLFCALFFGGMWLLRRRPNWEGMKGWAIAILLPLSLAIAGIAGWAMTGNATLARPWFGPRNLDVSTPPWLRGGFELGAYRLPYSRMFIIVLTILCLAGIYWFFNRSDWGLRIRSVTQNRDMSACLGIPTGTVDALTFALGSGLAGIAGCAITLLGSVGPNVGQNYIVDTFMVVVVGGVGNLFGAIIAALTIGVSTYLLGSGALARVFEDINSLQFVAEFLRFFTSTSMARVMVFVLIIAFLQVKPSGIFPQKGRTAEL is encoded by the coding sequence ATGATCGAGCTTGCTGTTGGTATTTTTAACGGCATTGGCATTGGGTCAGTTCTACTGATCGCCGCCTTAGGTCTGGCGATTGTGTTTGGGCTGATGGGTGTTATTAACTTGGCTCACGGTGAGTTAATGATGCTGGGTGCTTATGCCACGTTTGTGGTGCAAAATTTCTTCCGAGATTTGGATGCCGGTGACGGGGTATTTGGACTTTATATTATTGTGGCTCTCCCGGTGGCGTTTTTGGTCTCCGCCGTAGCAGGACTGATTTTGGAGCGGGGGGTGATTCGCTTTCTCTATGGACGACCCCTGGAAACCCTGTTGGCTACCTGGGGGGTGAGTTTAATTTTGCGCCAGTTGGTGCGTAGTGTGAATTGGCTGTTGACGATCGCCATTCTTCTGTTTTGCGCCCTCTTTTTTGGGGGGATGTGGCTGCTACGTCGTCGGCCCAACTGGGAGGGGATGAAAGGGTGGGCGATCGCCATCCTCTTACCCCTGTCGTTGGCGATCGCCGGAATTGCCGGCTGGGCCATGACCGGTAACGCTACCCTGGCCCGGCCTTGGTTTGGGCCGCGCAATCTGGATGTGAGTACTCCCCCTTGGTTGCGGGGAGGCTTTGAGTTGGGAGCCTATCGTCTGCCCTATTCCCGGATGTTCATTATTGTGTTGACGATTCTCTGTCTGGCGGGAATTTACTGGTTCTTTAATCGCTCCGATTGGGGATTACGGATTCGTTCGGTGACTCAGAATCGCGATATGAGTGCCTGTTTGGGGATTCCCACCGGGACTGTGGATGCGCTGACATTTGCCCTTGGCTCAGGATTAGCTGGGATTGCCGGCTGTGCTATCACCTTGCTGGGGTCTGTGGGTCCCAATGTGGGACAAAACTACATTGTTGATACCTTCATGGTGGTGGTGGTTGGCGGTGTCGGCAATCTGTTTGGGGCAATTATCGCCGCTCTCACCATTGGGGTGAGTACTTATCTCCTCGGCTCTGGAGCCTTGGCTCGTGTGTTTGAGGATATCAACTCCTTACAGTTTGTGGCTGAGTTTCTCCGCTTCTTCACCTCTACAAGTATGGCTCGGGTTATGGTCTTTGTCTTGATTATTGCCTTTTTACAAGTCAAGCCCTCGGGGATCTTCCCCCAGAAAGGACGAACGGCTGAACTGTAA
- a CDS encoding iron ABC transporter permease: MASLVAVGMALPLVYLVLRAFGIGLVDFWGILRRPRTIQVFFNSIGMVLAVTVLSALIAIPLAFLTVRTDLPGRRFWSVTSSLPLAIPTYVGSFALLAFAGPRGSMLQILLEPWGVQRLPSIYGWTGVILATTLFSYPYLLLTVRASLQGMDPAMEEASMSLGYSHSETFWRVTLPQLRPAIAAGALLVSLYSLQDFGTPALMRFNSFTRIIFLQYRASFDRSMAAALSLVLVALVGCILWLEYRARSKAAYYSSGSASQNQPKLIPLGPWKWVALAFCSLVFLSSLFMPLAVLVFWLGRGMTAGQSAIDLVTAMLPSAVNSIYGSGLAALIAVIFALPIAILAVRFPGPLSSLLERLSYIGFGMPGIVVALSLVFFGANYARALYQTLPMLLFAYLVLFIPQGVGTLRSSLLQVSPSLEESARSLGRTPWQTLREVTVPLVRPGIISGAMLIFLTAIKELPATLLLSPIGYRTLATEIWQATAENAAFTQAAVASLMMLVVSTLATLIILSQERQNRRRQ, from the coding sequence ATGGCCAGCTTAGTTGCCGTCGGGATGGCATTACCCTTGGTGTACCTGGTCTTACGAGCCTTCGGGATTGGACTCGTAGACTTCTGGGGGATTTTGCGACGGCCGCGCACCATTCAGGTCTTTTTTAACAGTATTGGCATGGTCTTGGCGGTCACAGTGCTGTCCGCCCTCATTGCCATTCCCCTCGCCTTTCTCACCGTCCGCACCGACTTACCGGGGCGACGGTTTTGGAGTGTCACCTCCAGTCTTCCCCTCGCGATTCCCACCTATGTGGGGAGCTTTGCCCTGCTAGCCTTTGCCGGTCCCCGAGGCAGTATGCTGCAAATTCTCCTAGAACCCTGGGGAGTGCAACGGCTACCCTCGATTTATGGTTGGACTGGGGTGATTTTAGCCACGACCCTGTTTTCCTATCCCTATCTTCTTCTGACGGTACGAGCCAGTCTCCAGGGAATGGACCCCGCCATGGAAGAAGCCTCCATGAGTCTCGGCTATAGCCATTCTGAAACCTTTTGGCGTGTGACCTTGCCCCAATTGCGGCCCGCGATCGCCGCTGGGGCCTTGCTGGTGTCCCTCTATTCCCTGCAAGACTTTGGAACGCCGGCCCTGATGCGTTTTAACTCCTTTACGCGCATCATCTTCCTCCAATATCGGGCCAGCTTCGATCGCAGTATGGCCGCCGCCCTCTCCCTCGTTTTAGTGGCCCTAGTAGGCTGTATCCTCTGGTTAGAATACCGGGCCCGCTCCAAAGCCGCCTACTACAGCAGTGGTTCCGCCAGCCAGAATCAGCCCAAATTAATCCCCTTAGGCCCCTGGAAATGGGTAGCCTTGGCCTTCTGTAGCCTCGTGTTCCTCTCGTCCCTTTTCATGCCCTTAGCCGTATTAGTCTTTTGGCTCGGACGGGGCATGACAGCGGGCCAAAGTGCGATCGACCTGGTCACGGCCATGCTTCCCTCGGCGGTCAATTCTATTTATGGCTCAGGCTTAGCCGCTCTCATCGCCGTCATCTTCGCCCTACCCATCGCCATTCTCGCGGTCCGCTTTCCCGGTCCTCTGAGTAGTCTCTTGGAACGACTGTCTTACATCGGCTTTGGGATGCCGGGAATTGTCGTGGCCCTATCCCTCGTCTTTTTTGGAGCCAACTATGCCAGGGCCCTATACCAGACCCTCCCCATGCTCCTGTTTGCCTATTTAGTCCTCTTCATCCCCCAGGGCGTGGGAACCCTACGCAGTTCACTATTACAAGTCTCCCCAAGCCTAGAGGAGTCGGCCCGCAGTTTAGGGCGAACCCCCTGGCAAACCCTACGAGAAGTCACCGTTCCCCTAGTCCGTCCAGGAATCATCAGTGGAGCGATGCTGATTTTCCTGACGGCCATCAAAGAACTCCCAGCGACCTTATTACTCTCTCCCATCGGCTACCGCACCCTCGCCACGGAAATCTGGCAAGCCACCGCCGAAAACGCCGCCTTCACCCAAGCGGCCGTCGCCTCCCTCATGATGCTCGTCGTCTCCACCCTAGCCACCCTCATCATCCTTTCCCAAGAGCGACAGAACCGGAGGAGGCAGTAG
- a CDS encoding iron ABC transporter substrate-binding protein, which produces MKRRKVIALISLAAATSTALIACGPQDSPTAGGAAGEGETLIVYSGRNEELIGPMFERFEAETGIGIDVRYGDTAELAATILEEGQNSPADIYFAQDAGALGALQVEGRTRNIPETLLDQVDPRFRSREGQWIGITGRARVFAYNTDMLDAEEVPNSIWDLIEPEWSGRVGWAPTNGSFQAFVSAVREHEGEDRAREWLEGMQANNPQVFRNNTSIVEGLGRGEVELGLVNNYYLARFQAEDPNFPVAHHYPSGDVGSMINIAGVAILDTTDQPEAAEAFIAFMLSPEAQQHFAEGNSEYPLIAGIDPPNDQLPISEINPPDIDLSSLEDLEGTLELLQETGAL; this is translated from the coding sequence ATGAAACGAAGAAAAGTCATTGCTCTAATTAGCTTAGCGGCCGCCACAAGCACAGCATTAATTGCCTGTGGTCCGCAGGATAGCCCAACCGCAGGGGGGGCAGCCGGCGAAGGGGAAACCCTCATCGTCTATTCTGGACGTAATGAGGAACTCATCGGCCCGATGTTCGAGCGTTTTGAAGCAGAAACCGGTATCGGTATAGATGTCCGTTATGGTGACACCGCCGAACTGGCCGCTACCATCCTCGAAGAAGGACAAAACTCCCCAGCAGATATCTACTTCGCTCAAGATGCCGGAGCCTTAGGCGCCTTACAAGTCGAAGGTCGCACCCGTAATATTCCTGAGACCCTACTTGACCAAGTCGACCCACGCTTCCGGTCCCGAGAAGGGCAATGGATTGGCATCACCGGCCGGGCCCGAGTCTTTGCCTACAATACCGATATGCTCGATGCCGAGGAGGTTCCCAACTCCATCTGGGATCTGATCGAACCGGAATGGTCCGGTCGTGTTGGCTGGGCTCCCACCAATGGGTCCTTCCAAGCCTTCGTCTCCGCCGTGCGAGAACATGAAGGAGAAGATCGTGCCCGAGAATGGCTCGAAGGGATGCAAGCCAATAATCCTCAAGTTTTTCGCAACAATACCTCCATTGTTGAAGGTCTCGGTCGTGGTGAAGTCGAACTGGGGTTAGTCAACAACTACTACCTGGCCCGTTTCCAAGCCGAAGATCCCAACTTCCCCGTGGCTCACCATTACCCTAGCGGTGATGTTGGGTCCATGATCAACATTGCCGGTGTCGCCATCCTGGATACCACCGACCAACCCGAGGCGGCTGAAGCCTTTATTGCGTTTATGCTCAGCCCCGAGGCTCAACAACACTTCGCCGAGGGGAACAGCGAATATCCCTTAATTGCCGGAATTGATCCCCCCAACGACCAATTGCCCATTTCCGAAATTAACCCCCCCGATATCGACCTCAGTAGTTTAGAAGACTTAGAGGGGACTCTCGAACTCTTGCAAGAAACCGGAGCATTGTAG
- a CDS encoding HU family DNA-binding protein translates to MNKGELVDRVAAKANVTKKEADAVLTAALETIVEAVSSDDKVTLVGFGSFEARDRKAREGRNPKTGDKMVIPATKVPAFSAGKLFKEKVAPSN, encoded by the coding sequence ATGAATAAAGGAGAACTCGTCGATCGCGTGGCCGCGAAAGCGAATGTCACGAAGAAGGAAGCCGACGCCGTCCTGACTGCCGCCCTGGAAACCATTGTGGAAGCGGTTTCCAGCGATGACAAAGTCACCCTGGTGGGCTTTGGTTCCTTTGAAGCCAGAGATCGTAAAGCCCGTGAAGGTCGTAACCCCAAAACCGGTGACAAGATGGTTATCCCCGCCACCAAGGTTCCCGCCTTCTCCGCTGGCAAACTGTTCAAGGAAAAGGTTGCCCCGAGCAACTAA
- the urtC gene encoding urea ABC transporter permease subunit UrtC translates to MKPSVTHPSTAKSPRSKWWLEPAIALGIAIAFAVIMPLFLPVFRLRLLGRFVALAIAALGIDLIWGYTGLLSLGHGIFFALGGYAFAMYLNLQLPEGQIPNFFSLYGVDELPWIWQPFYSLPITLISIVLIPAIVAGLLGYLVFRNRIKGVYFSILTQAALLVFFNFFNGQQELINGTNGLSTNRYEIFGVASGAPEAQLAFFQLSTVMVALVYLVCRWLTQGRFGRMLVAIRDDEVRARFAGYDPTGFKILVFAVSGAIAGIAGALFTVQTGLITPGFMEVPFSIEMVIWVAVGGRASLIGAIIGTLLVRSAQTFLSEWSPEAWLFFQGALFLIVVTVLPQGLYGWFRDWAIPKLRSRLGLQPRLVSYPDIDLNPEVQQEHDELEHLDG, encoded by the coding sequence ATGAAGCCTTCAGTAACACATCCATCAACAGCCAAATCTCCTCGCTCCAAATGGTGGCTCGAACCGGCGATCGCCCTGGGCATTGCGATTGCCTTTGCTGTCATCATGCCCTTATTTCTACCGGTGTTTCGCCTCAGACTATTGGGGCGTTTTGTGGCCCTGGCTATTGCTGCCTTGGGGATTGACCTGATTTGGGGCTACACCGGTTTATTGAGTTTGGGACATGGCATTTTCTTTGCCCTCGGGGGCTATGCCTTTGCCATGTACCTGAATTTGCAACTTCCCGAGGGGCAAATTCCCAACTTTTTTAGTCTCTATGGTGTCGATGAACTGCCTTGGATTTGGCAACCCTTTTATTCCTTACCCATTACCCTCATTTCGATTGTCCTGATTCCGGCGATCGTCGCGGGCCTCCTGGGGTATTTGGTCTTCCGCAACCGCATTAAAGGGGTCTATTTCTCCATTTTGACCCAAGCGGCTCTCTTGGTGTTCTTTAACTTCTTCAACGGACAACAAGAACTCATCAATGGAACCAATGGACTCAGCACCAATCGCTATGAAATCTTTGGAGTCGCCTCGGGAGCGCCCGAAGCCCAGCTTGCCTTTTTTCAACTGTCCACAGTCATGGTGGCCCTGGTCTATTTAGTCTGTCGCTGGTTGACTCAAGGGCGCTTTGGGCGAATGCTGGTGGCCATTCGTGATGACGAAGTGCGGGCCCGCTTTGCGGGCTATGATCCCACGGGTTTTAAGATTTTAGTCTTTGCGGTTTCCGGGGCGATCGCCGGAATTGCTGGGGCCCTGTTTACCGTGCAAACGGGACTGATTACCCCCGGTTTTATGGAGGTTCCCTTTTCCATCGAAATGGTGATTTGGGTCGCCGTGGGGGGACGGGCCAGCCTGATTGGGGCGATTATCGGCACGCTGCTAGTTCGTAGTGCCCAAACTTTCCTCAGTGAATGGTCTCCCGAAGCCTGGTTATTCTTCCAGGGGGCCTTATTCCTGATTGTGGTGACGGTTCTTCCTCAGGGACTGTACGGTTGGTTCCGGGACTGGGCCATTCCCAAACTGCGATCGCGCCTCGGCCTGCAACCGCGCCTGGTTAGCTATCCAGACATCGACCTCAACCCAGAGGTGCAGCAGGAACACGATGAACTCGAACATCTCGATGGCTAA
- the urtD gene encoding urea ABC transporter ATP-binding protein UrtD, with translation MTEKILEIDNLTVSFDGFKALNALTFSLEKGELRVIIGPNGAGKTTFLDTITGKVQPTQGQVRFKGRNLRNLNEHQISRLGIGRKFQTPRVYLNLSVRDNLDLACNRRKGVFQTLFGKPDHGERLTVSGILQTIGLSAKANLEAALLSHGEKQRLEIGMLVAQAPDLLLVDEPVAGLTDEETENVGNLLLTLAENHSIIVIEHDMEFVRQIARTVSVLHQGSLLCEGTMDEIQNNPRVIEVYLGPSEEED, from the coding sequence ATGACTGAAAAAATCCTGGAAATCGATAACCTGACCGTTAGCTTTGACGGCTTCAAAGCTCTCAATGCCCTGACCTTTAGTCTCGAAAAAGGCGAGTTACGGGTCATCATTGGTCCCAACGGTGCCGGAAAAACCACCTTTCTCGATACCATTACCGGCAAAGTCCAACCCACTCAGGGTCAAGTCCGCTTCAAAGGTCGCAATCTCCGCAACCTCAACGAACATCAAATTTCTCGCCTGGGAATTGGCCGCAAATTCCAAACCCCCCGGGTCTATCTCAATCTCAGCGTACGGGATAATCTCGATTTAGCCTGTAATCGCCGCAAAGGGGTGTTTCAAACCCTATTTGGCAAACCCGACCACGGAGAACGGCTGACAGTTAGCGGGATTCTGCAAACCATCGGCTTAAGTGCCAAAGCGAACCTAGAGGCGGCCTTACTCTCCCATGGGGAAAAGCAACGCCTGGAAATTGGTATGTTGGTGGCCCAGGCCCCGGATTTACTGCTCGTGGATGAACCGGTGGCGGGGTTAACCGATGAGGAAACGGAAAACGTCGGCAATTTGCTCCTGACCCTGGCGGAGAATCACTCGATTATTGTGATTGAGCATGATATGGAGTTTGTGCGGCAAATTGCCCGCACGGTGAGTGTCTTACATCAGGGGTCTCTCCTCTGTGAAGGAACTATGGATGAGATTCAAAATAACCCACGAGTGATTGAAGTCTATTTAGGGCCCTCGGAGGAGGAAGATTAA
- the urtE gene encoding urea ABC transporter ATP-binding subunit UrtE, whose amino-acid sequence MLQASGLNVYYGESHILRDVDLSVPMGQMVCLIGRNGVGKTTLLKTIMGLLAPRSGCINFCDRPLLPLATPRRAQAGIGYVPQGREIIPRVTVKENLLLGLEARPGRSKKVIPPEIFELFPVLETMLGRMGGDLSGGQQQQLAIARALMGKPRLLLLDEPTEGIQPSIILEIEAAVRRIIERTGISVLLVEQHLHFVRQADRYYAMQKGGIVASGETQDLSQEVIQEFLAV is encoded by the coding sequence ATGTTACAAGCCTCGGGATTGAATGTGTATTATGGCGAGAGTCATATCTTGCGGGATGTGGATTTGAGTGTCCCCATGGGTCAGATGGTCTGTCTGATTGGTCGAAATGGAGTGGGTAAAACGACCCTGTTGAAGACCATTATGGGGTTGTTAGCGCCTCGGAGTGGGTGTATCAATTTCTGCGATCGCCCCCTGTTACCCCTGGCGACGCCTCGCCGGGCCCAAGCGGGGATTGGCTATGTTCCCCAAGGTCGCGAGATTATCCCTCGGGTGACGGTTAAGGAAAATCTCTTACTGGGGTTAGAGGCTCGTCCAGGACGCTCGAAGAAGGTGATTCCCCCTGAGATTTTTGAGCTATTTCCGGTTTTAGAGACCATGTTGGGGCGTATGGGGGGAGACTTGAGTGGTGGACAACAGCAACAGTTGGCGATCGCCCGGGCCCTGATGGGAAAACCACGCCTGCTGTTACTTGATGAACCCACGGAGGGGATTCAACCCTCGATTATCTTGGAAATTGAGGCCGCCGTTCGTCGCATCATCGAGCGAACGGGAATTTCAGTCCTCCTGGTGGAACAGCACTTACACTTCGTCCGCCAAGCTGATCGCTACTACGCCATGCAGAAGGGAGGAATTGTCGCCTCGGGAGAGACGCAAGACCTCTCCCAAGAGGTGATTCAGGAGTTTCTAGCGGTTTAG